DNA sequence from the Pedobacter schmidteae genome:
AAAGCCGCAAAAGGCCATTGGTCCCTTACTTTATTCAAAGAAAGAGACCCCTTGGTGGTAACCGATTACGACGAGATGCAACTGATCAGAGCAGAGTTGACCATAAGAGGCTTTCCTCAAGGCGATGCAACTGCATTGGTTAATTCAGTAATTGCTAAATATGACGCCACTGGATTGTCTAACAAACCAGCGGTATCACAACTCACGTTAAATGACATGGTTGCCATCCGCAGAACTTTCCTGTCATACAGAGGTACCCGCTTAATTGACCTGAGAAGATTTAATCTGAACGGAGACCTTACTCCCGGTTTTACGCAAAGAAAATGGCAATGGATAGGCGTGCCCGAAATTGAAGCTAAAAGTTAAGGAATTGCTTAACCTTAACTTCAATTTGCAGGGATATTCGTATTTTGCGCCAAATTTTGGAGACCGGGTGCAAGAAAATATAAAGAAAAATATAGCGCTAATTGTACACGCCTGCGACAGGTACGAACTATTATTTAAGGGGTTTGAATATTTCTTTTCAAAAAACTGGAACTTTGAAATTCCCTTAAAGTACTATTTTGCCACTGAAGAGAAATCCGTAAATATGGTGCATTTCACCAATATTAAATCGGGAAAAGGAGAATGGAGCGACAGACTCTCCAACCTTTTGGACCAGATTGACGAAGAATATGTCATCTACTTTCAGGAAGATATGTGGTTGAACAAGCCGGTAGACAAAGATTTCTTCAAGGAGTTAATTGAAATGACTTTAACTCATCGATGGCCACTCGTTAAACTTAACTCTTCGGAGGTTTTTAAAACAAATGCTACAGATCTTTACATAAAAGGATTTAACGTATCCTTGCTAAACAATCAGGAAAGTGGTTTTCTGATGTCACACCAGGTATCGCTTTGGAACAAAAAATTTTTAAAACAACAATTAAAGCCGGGCGAACATCCCTGGCGTAATGAAAGGAAGGGCACCAAGCGTTTGAGAAAACTAGATCCGGAAATCAGGCACGTGGATTATTTTGCAGAAAACGGTAATGCTGCCATAAATAAAAATGCCACGGAAATAATCAGAAGTGAATACCAAAGCATCTCTTTTAATGCCACACTTCATCAAAATACAATTCCATTTTTAGAAAAACTTAAAACTGATCCTGATGTAGCGGCATATACTGCCCAACTTATCCACAATTATACCCATCAACTAACCCATGATGGTAAGCCTAAACCCTTAAAAAAAGACGTGTTTAAGCAGATTAAAGATTGGTTAAAAGGAAAATCATAAATATTATTTCATAGTCTTAATTATTTCGTATATTATGTAACATATTGCTTACAGGGTCAAATTTTCGGTGCAAAATTTGCTTAATAAGTAATAGTTAGGGGTAACATTTTATGGGCACGCTAAAAAAAGATTTTTATCAATTGATAAAAACGCAAGAATGTCTTCTGGAGTTCATCCTCGAATCGGCACCTAAAGGGGTATGGTGTTGCCATTTGGAAAACTACAAACACCTTTGGACAAGCCCCGAGTGGCAGCAGGCTTTAGGCTATACTGCCCATCAGCAAATTTCAGACTGCAGAGAGATCATTGACGAATCATCTCTTCAGCAGTTGGTTGCAAACCTGGATGGTAAAAACTTCGATCCCTCAGCACAATACCAATTGAACTATAAGCATCAGGATGGTTCTACGGTAACAACATATTGTACAGGTATGATTGGAAGCGTTAAGAAGGGTGCCCCATTACTTTTGGTGCTGATTACCCAGATTAATTCCTTACCGGTGTTTACCCCATCCGATAGCAAAACAAATGGGCATTCTGTTACTTTAGCGAGAGAACATCAGCATTTGAACGAGAAATTAAGACTCAGTGAAGAGAGATTCAGACGTGCTTTTGAACATGCCGCTATAGGGATGGCCATTGTAAGCCTGAAAGGCAAATGGATGCGCATCAACAGCAGTCTTTACAATATTCTTGGTTATCGCCCTTCAGAGCTGATGAAGCTTACCTTTCAGGACATTACTTATCCTGAAGATTTGGATAAGGATCTTAACTTATTGAACGATGTAATAGCCGGTATCAGAGAGTCTTATCAGATGGAAAAGAGGTATTTCCATAAAAAAGGCCATGTTGTATGGGTGATGCTCGCTGTATCACTTGTAAAGAACAGCGATGGCGAGCCTTTACATTTTATATCACAAATTACAGACATCAGTAAGGTTAAAGCTGCAGAATCGGAAATGAAATCGGTTCTGGAGGTAACCAGTGACCAGAACAGGCGTTTGCTGAATTTCGCACACATTGTTTCGCACAATCTCCGCTCCCATTCTGGCAACCTGAGTATGCTATTGAATTTCATAGAAACAGATGTAGACGAACAATCCCGTCAGGAACTGTTCAAAATGTTCCGCCACGCAGCATCCAATCTTCAGGAAACCATAGGTCACTTGAATGAAGTGGTAGCGGTAAATACAACAATCTCTGCAAACCTGGTTAAAGTTAACCTAAACAGAGCCATAAATGGGGCAATAGGAAATATTGAAGCATTGCTTAAAGCAGCCAACGCCATATGCATCAATGAGGTAAAAACTGAAATTATGGTTAATGCTATTCCGGCCTACCTGGATAGCATATTACTTAATTTTTTGACCAATGCTATTAAATATCGCTCGGCCGATAGGCAACTGATTATAGAACTTTCGGCCCAAATTGAAGACAGACTAGTCATATTGACCATCCAGGACAATGGCTTGGGCATCGATTTACAACTAAACAGGGACAAATTATTTGGGATGTACAAGACCTTTCATACCAATAAAGATGCAAGAGGGATAGGCCTGTTTATTACAAAAAATCAAATTGAGGCCATGGGTGGAAAAGTAAGTGTTGATAGTGTGGTTGGCGAAGGAACCAGCTTTAAAATCTACTTCATAAAATAAGAGTTTCACATTGTATTAAAGATTTTATTATAAAAATGACTTTTTATCGCGGTTATTTTTAAAAAAAAGCTATTTTTATCCGACAGATAATAAAAAAACCAAAAAAGTTAAACAAGCGATGAATAATTTGACGAATGAGTTCATGAATAAACTTGAACTTCGGAATGCACATGAACCAGAGTTTTTACAGGCAGTACTTGAAGTAGCAGAATCAATTATTCCGTTTAGCGAAGAAAATCAACAATACAAAATACATAAAATTTTGGAGCGCATTGCCGAACCTGAGCGGGTAATTATATTTAGAGTTCCGTGGTTAAATGATAAGGGTGAAGTGGAAGTGAACAGAGGTTTCAGGGTGCAGATGAACAGCGCTATTGGTCCTTATAAAGGTGGACTGCGTTTTCATCCTTCCGTAAATTTAAGTGTCTTGAAATTTCTGGCTTTTGAACAGGTATTTAAAAATAGTTTGACTGGTTTGCCTATGGGTGGAGGGAAAGGTGGTGCCGATTTTGATCCCAAAGGAAAATCGGATGCTGAAATAATGAAATTTTGCCAGAGTTTTATGACAGAATTGTATAAGTATGTCGGTGCAGATATGGATGTTCCTGCAGGTGATATAGGTGTTGGGGCCAGAGAAATTGGTTACCTATTTGGTCAATACAAACGCATTAGAGGCGAATTTACAGGTGTATTGACAGGTAAAGGTCCGGAATGGGGCGGTAGTTTGATCAGGCCAGAAGCAACCGGATATGGTGTAGTTTATTTTGTCGAAGAAATGCTTAAACTACGTGGTGATACACTTAACGGGAAGAATGTAGTCGTTTCTGGATCGGGCAATGTAGCACAATATACAATACAAAAATGTATTGAAGTTGGCGCAAAAGTACTGACCATTTCTGATTCTGAAGGCTATATTTATGACCCCGAAGGGATTGATGAGGAAAAGCTTGCTTTTATCATGGATCTGAAAAATAATCGCAGAGGGCGTATAAAGGAATATGCAAATCGCTTCAATTGCAGCTTTTTTGCCGGGCAAAAGCCTTGGGGCGTAAAATGCGACATCGCTTTCCCTAATGCTACTCAAAATGAATTGGATGAGGCCGATGCCTTATTACTTACTAAAAATGGATGTTTTTGTGTTGCCGAAGGTGCAAATATGCCTTCCACACCCGCAGCTATAAAAGTATTTGAGCAGTCTAAAATTTTATACGCACCAGGTAAAGCAGCAAATGCTGGAGGTGTAGCGGTTTCGGGACTGGAAATGTCACAGAATTCATTGCGTTATTCATGGGGACGCGAGAAGATTGACGTTAAATTAAAGTTGATAATTGAGCAGATTCATCTGGCATGTGTTAAGTATGGCAAAGAAAAAGATGGCTATATCAACTATGGAAAGGGAGCTAATATTGCAGGTTTTGTTAAGGTAGCCGACGCTATGATTGCCCAGGGCGTTGTTTAATATGAATTCAATGACAATAAAAAAGGCTGGCGCTGTGTTGTTCACCGCGCCAGCCTTTTTTATGCCTGAAAAAATGGATTTGATTAATTCTTGTTATATCCCGGATTCTGGTCCCCGATAGTAGGATTGGTTAAAAACTCATGGGCAGGAATGGGCAAAATGTACTGAACCGTATTTGAAATTGTGGGTTTCAGCGTTTTGACCATAGCCAGTGGAAATCTCAATAAAGCCATCCACTCCTGACCGTCTTCCCCAACCAGATTACGGCTAAGCTCATAAAATATTTGCAACTGCAACGTCTCGTATGAGCTGATCTGATCTATAAAAGCAAGGTCGGTGACCCCGGCACGCTGCAGCATTAATTTAAGGATTTCTTTCGCATCATTAATATTACCGCCTGAACGGGAAATTGCCTCTGCTTTTAGCAGGTACACTTCCGACAAACGGAATGCATAAGCTGTTTCAGAAACAATAGTCGGCTTTCCATTCAGCGCAATGTATTTACTAAAAAAATGTGCTCCCGGGTTATCGTTACCTGGAATCAGGTCGCCAGTTACCCAATTCCGGCGTGGATCTGTTGCCCCGAACAAATCGTACAGTCTTTTAGTTGCGTGATGAGCTACTGTAATCTGACCCGTATAATAAGAGTATAGAATACTTAAGTTGTAACTGTTATTTTCCTGATTCGGCTGAGGTCGGATTCCCAAAATAACCTCATTACTACTTAATCCTTTGGTTCTGAAAATATCTTTAGGATCATTTTCTAAACGATAGGGGCCATTTTGAATCAGCTGATCAGCAAGCTCAACCACATAAGCATAGTCCCCGGCCTGTCCTCTACTCATCAACACTCTCATTTTTAAAGCCATCGCAGCCCATTTAGTCGCATAATAGTTCGGATTTTGTGACGGTGCGTTTCTTACCGCGTAATCCAGGTCGGCAAGGATAAAGTCATAACTGTCTTTCACATTACTCCTCGCCTTCGCGATGTTGCCAAGATTAGCCAATTCCTCACGTATCAAAATGCCGTAGCGGCTATCGTACTTAAACCACTCTCCGTAGTAGCTTAAAATTTTAAAATGACTGTATGCTCTCAAAAATCGGGCTTCGCCCAGAATGCCTTCTTTTCTGCCATTGGCGAAAGATGCGTCGGGCAGCACATTTAAACGATTGATGATTCCGTTCGCAGCATTAATTGTGGCATAAGATTCATTCCAAACCGAATTGATCATAGATCCTTCTGCATATCGGTTTTCCTCTTCCGGGCCACCTGATGATCCGGCAAGATAACCGGCATAATAAGCTGGAAGCCATTGATGATTGTCCCAACAGGTAATATTGGTACCACGGCCGGGAATGTTATACAATAAGTAATAAGCCCCCCGCATTGCAACTTCAGCGGTTTTCTGATCGAGGATGGTATTTGCGTCTACCTTTGCGTTTTCAGGTAATGCATTCAGTGTTTTTTTACAGGCATATTGTTGCAATAAGAGCATGCCGCAAAAAGTATAAGTGAGTATTTTCTTCATTTCTGATAAATTAGCATTGATTAAACTTAAAATCCAAGACGAATACCTAAACTGTATTGTCTTACCGCCGGGTAGGCCCCTGCATCTGTATATCCACCAATGATACTATACGGATCATCAGTTACTTCAGGATCTAATCCGGGATAGTTGGTAATGGCAAACAGATTTACCCCCGAAGCATAAACAGAACATTGATTAATCTTCAGCCTGCTTAACAATGATTTTGGCAGCTGGTAACTTAAGGTTACTGACTTCAGTTTTATATAAGAAGCATCATACACATCCGCGCTAGAAGGTGTACTGTTCACTAAGGACACCAGATATGCCAGCATTGGTCTGCCCGAATCAGGTGTTGCCGGTGTCCAGCGATCTAAAATGCGAACGCCTTTATTTGTCAGGTTGGTCACCTGTTTATTCATCGCATCACGCAGGTATAAAATATCCCCTCCGTACGAAAAAGTAAAAAGAGAGCTCAGGCTAAAGTTCTTGTAAGAAAAGGTATTGGTATAACCTCCGTAAAACTTCGGTTCGGCCCGGCCGATGATATCCTTTTTATTAAATCCTTCTTTATCATGTTCGTATTTAGGACTTCCAATTGCAAGATAAGGGTTCGCCCCCCATTGATACAGCATATCAACAGCCTTATACGCTTCTAACTCTTCTTTGTTTTTTATCACGCCCAAAGAAGGCACACCATACAACAGGCCCAACGGTTCCCCAACCTTTAATACAGCATTTCCGAAAGTATAAACTCCCGGATTGGAAAGGTCAGGAGATACATTGGAAAGTTTCAACACTTTAGACCTGTTTCTGGAAATGTTAAGACCGGCCGACCACTGAAATTTTTTATTCTCGACGAGCGCTGCATTTAGATCTAGTTCCAATCCTCTGTTTTGGATATTCGCGACATTGGCAATCACATCTCCGAAGCCAGAACTTCTGCCAACTGGTGTATTGAACAACACACCACTGGTGTTTTTCTGGTAGTAACCAAAAGTACCGGTCAGTTTTGATTTGAATACAGAAAAATCTATCCCGAAATCTTTCTGTAAAGTAGATTCCCATTTTATGGTATTATTACCTAGCTGACTGGGAATTAAGCCATTCTCTCCGCCAAACGAAACCGGGCTGTAAAGCGTGTAAAAAAGATTGTTACCTATATTCTGTGTACCGGTATAACCCGCACTCGCCCTGAGTTTTAGTTCATCAAGCCAGGTAATATTTTTCATAAAATCCTCTTGTGATATCCTCCATGCAGCACCTCCTGAAGGGAAATAACCGACTCTGTTTTCTTTCGGAAACTTAGAAGACGCATCGGCACGCGCTGTAAACGTAAGGAGATACTTATCTTTCCAGGCATAATTACCTCT
Encoded proteins:
- the gdhA gene encoding NADP-specific glutamate dehydrogenase; this encodes MNNLTNEFMNKLELRNAHEPEFLQAVLEVAESIIPFSEENQQYKIHKILERIAEPERVIIFRVPWLNDKGEVEVNRGFRVQMNSAIGPYKGGLRFHPSVNLSVLKFLAFEQVFKNSLTGLPMGGGKGGADFDPKGKSDAEIMKFCQSFMTELYKYVGADMDVPAGDIGVGAREIGYLFGQYKRIRGEFTGVLTGKGPEWGGSLIRPEATGYGVVYFVEEMLKLRGDTLNGKNVVVSGSGNVAQYTIQKCIEVGAKVLTISDSEGYIYDPEGIDEEKLAFIMDLKNNRRGRIKEYANRFNCSFFAGQKPWGVKCDIAFPNATQNELDEADALLLTKNGCFCVAEGANMPSTPAAIKVFEQSKILYAPGKAANAGGVAVSGLEMSQNSLRYSWGREKIDVKLKLIIEQIHLACVKYGKEKDGYINYGKGANIAGFVKVADAMIAQGVV
- a CDS encoding RagB/SusD family nutrient uptake outer membrane protein, with amino-acid sequence MKKILTYTFCGMLLLQQYACKKTLNALPENAKVDANTILDQKTAEVAMRGAYYLLYNIPGRGTNITCWDNHQWLPAYYAGYLAGSSGGPEEENRYAEGSMINSVWNESYATINAANGIINRLNVLPDASFANGRKEGILGEARFLRAYSHFKILSYYGEWFKYDSRYGILIREELANLGNIAKARSNVKDSYDFILADLDYAVRNAPSQNPNYYATKWAAMALKMRVLMSRGQAGDYAYVVELADQLIQNGPYRLENDPKDIFRTKGLSSNEVILGIRPQPNQENNSYNLSILYSYYTGQITVAHHATKRLYDLFGATDPRRNWVTGDLIPGNDNPGAHFFSKYIALNGKPTIVSETAYAFRLSEVYLLKAEAISRSGGNINDAKEILKLMLQRAGVTDLAFIDQISSYETLQLQIFYELSRNLVGEDGQEWMALLRFPLAMVKTLKPTISNTVQYILPIPAHEFLTNPTIGDQNPGYNKN
- a CDS encoding PAS domain S-box protein, producing MGTLKKDFYQLIKTQECLLEFILESAPKGVWCCHLENYKHLWTSPEWQQALGYTAHQQISDCREIIDESSLQQLVANLDGKNFDPSAQYQLNYKHQDGSTVTTYCTGMIGSVKKGAPLLLVLITQINSLPVFTPSDSKTNGHSVTLAREHQHLNEKLRLSEERFRRAFEHAAIGMAIVSLKGKWMRINSSLYNILGYRPSELMKLTFQDITYPEDLDKDLNLLNDVIAGIRESYQMEKRYFHKKGHVVWVMLAVSLVKNSDGEPLHFISQITDISKVKAAESEMKSVLEVTSDQNRRLLNFAHIVSHNLRSHSGNLSMLLNFIETDVDEQSRQELFKMFRHAASNLQETIGHLNEVVAVNTTISANLVKVNLNRAINGAIGNIEALLKAANAICINEVKTEIMVNAIPAYLDSILLNFLTNAIKYRSADRQLIIELSAQIEDRLVILTIQDNGLGIDLQLNRDKLFGMYKTFHTNKDARGIGLFITKNQIEAMGGKVSVDSVVGEGTSFKIYFIK